A single Acidaminococcus sp. DNA region contains:
- the trpS gene encoding tryptophan--tRNA ligase: MKKIILTGDRPTGHLHVGHYVGSLANRVALQNSGEFDEIYFMIADAQALTDNAENPEKVRQNVLQVALDYLGVGIDPEKATIFVQSLVPALFELTAYYMDLVTVARVQRNPTVKAEIKQKNFDTSVPLGFFCYPVSQAADITAFHATSVPVGEDQEPMLEQCREIVHKFNSVYGETLTEPNIYLPPNKACYRLPGLDGKAKMSKSLGNCIYLSDDAETVRKKVMSMYTDPTHIQVSDPGHIEGNTVFTYLDAFCKPEHFAQFLPDYANLDELKDHYRRGGLGDVKIKKFLYNVMETFLDPIRTRRAQWEARKDDVYDILQEGTKRAAAKADETLQEVRRAMRINYFEDRNLLK, translated from the coding sequence ATGAAAAAGATTATTCTTACGGGGGATCGTCCTACGGGTCATCTCCATGTAGGTCATTATGTCGGTTCTCTGGCTAACCGCGTTGCCCTGCAGAACTCCGGAGAATTTGATGAGATTTACTTTATGATTGCCGATGCTCAGGCACTGACTGATAATGCCGAGAATCCTGAAAAAGTACGTCAGAACGTACTGCAGGTAGCACTCGATTATCTGGGTGTAGGAATCGACCCCGAAAAAGCTACGATTTTTGTACAGTCCCTGGTGCCGGCACTTTTTGAATTGACGGCTTATTATATGGATCTTGTCACGGTAGCCCGCGTGCAGCGCAACCCGACCGTCAAGGCCGAAATCAAACAGAAGAACTTTGATACCAGCGTACCTCTGGGCTTCTTCTGCTATCCTGTCAGCCAGGCTGCCGATATTACGGCTTTCCATGCGACGAGCGTGCCGGTTGGCGAAGACCAGGAACCGATGCTGGAACAGTGCCGCGAAATCGTGCATAAATTCAACTCCGTCTATGGCGAAACGCTGACAGAACCGAACATTTATCTGCCTCCTAACAAGGCCTGCTACCGTCTGCCCGGCCTCGACGGCAAGGCGAAGATGAGCAAGTCTCTGGGCAACTGCATTTATCTGTCCGATGATGCGGAAACGGTTCGGAAAAAGGTCATGTCCATGTATACGGACCCGACCCACATTCAGGTCTCCGATCCGGGTCATATCGAAGGCAACACCGTATTTACCTATCTGGATGCCTTCTGCAAGCCGGAACACTTTGCGCAGTTCCTTCCTGACTACGCTAACCTCGATGAATTGAAAGATCATTATCGCCGCGGCGGTCTGGGCGACGTAAAGATCAAAAAGTTCCTTTATAATGTCATGGAAACGTTCCTGGATCCGATCCGTACCCGCCGTGCGCAGTGGGAAGCTCGTAAGGATGATGTTTATGACATTCTGCAGGAAGGAACGAAGCGTGCTGCCGCCAAAGCAGACGAAACGCTGCAGGAAGTTCGCCGCGCTATGCGCATCAACTATTTCGAAGACAGAAATTTATTGAAGTAA
- a CDS encoding IS110 family transposase: MKTKDFLTTLFVGIDVGSRNNVVALLDFESNKPLEKFTVANNTPGTKELVQKLLIFMKGHRNLTRIRIAFESTALYGIHLANYLSTCKELLPFGTLVFCLNPKTIRNYKKSFIDLGKNDKIDAFVIADFARANRITTSPWRGSQYLALQRLTRQRLHFTRELAREKNYMLSNIFLKFSELPLLAKGERPFSDMYGVTSSAVLTNFLSTQEIIETPTEELIHFICKESKHTCPDPKAAAELLKKAAENSYHLDRQFDEPITLAIASSYVLVNTYQQQIRVIENAIKKTIRGLNPNAFEALMSIPGIGPVTAGGLIAEIGDITAFYSEEALAKQAGLVWRENQSGSFKSEETPLSKAGNPFLRYYILEGASHVKDKDEVYSEYFHKKLAEVKTHQHKRALALTGRKLTRLIYRLLANDQLYSPQRGVVQKNR, translated from the coding sequence GTGAAGACTAAAGACTTTCTCACTACTCTCTTTGTCGGCATCGACGTTGGTTCTCGAAATAACGTCGTTGCCCTTTTAGACTTTGAGTCCAATAAGCCGCTTGAAAAATTCACAGTAGCAAACAACACACCCGGTACTAAGGAATTAGTCCAGAAGTTGTTAATCTTCATGAAAGGACATAGAAATCTTACCAGGATTCGAATTGCTTTCGAATCCACAGCCTTGTACGGCATTCATCTTGCCAACTATCTCTCTACGTGTAAGGAGTTGCTTCCTTTTGGAACGCTTGTATTTTGTCTCAATCCCAAAACAATCCGTAACTACAAGAAATCTTTCATCGACCTGGGTAAAAACGACAAAATTGACGCTTTCGTCATTGCCGACTTTGCCAGGGCCAACCGGATCACGACCTCTCCCTGGAGGGGAAGTCAATACCTTGCTTTACAAAGATTGACCCGGCAGCGTCTCCATTTCACCAGAGAGCTGGCACGTGAGAAAAACTATATGCTCAGCAATATTTTTCTCAAATTCAGTGAGCTGCCTTTACTCGCCAAGGGAGAACGTCCCTTCTCCGATATGTACGGAGTGACGAGTTCGGCCGTACTCACTAATTTTCTAAGTACGCAGGAAATTATTGAGACTCCCACGGAAGAGCTCATTCATTTCATCTGCAAAGAAAGTAAGCATACTTGTCCGGACCCCAAGGCTGCAGCTGAACTTTTGAAGAAAGCTGCCGAGAATTCCTATCACCTGGACAGGCAGTTTGATGAACCAATTACGTTAGCAATTGCTTCCTCATACGTATTGGTCAATACCTATCAGCAGCAGATCAGGGTCATAGAAAATGCTATCAAGAAGACTATCCGGGGGCTGAATCCCAATGCCTTTGAGGCTTTGATGTCAATCCCAGGGATTGGGCCAGTCACCGCCGGTGGACTCATTGCAGAAATTGGGGACATTACTGCATTTTACTCGGAAGAAGCGCTGGCCAAACAAGCAGGGCTTGTTTGGCGCGAGAACCAGTCAGGTTCTTTTAAATCGGAAGAAACTCCATTAAGCAAGGCAGGGAATCCATTCTTGAGATATTACATACTCGAAGGCGCCAGCCATGTGAAGGACAAGGATGAAGTTTATTCCGAATACTTCCACAAAAAATTAGCTGAAGTGAAGACACATCAGCATAAACGTGCACTCGCTTTGACCGGTCGTAAATTGACCAGGCTGATCTATAGATTACTGGCAAATGATCAGCTCTACTCCCCGCAAAGAGGAGTAGTACAAAAAAATAGATAA
- a CDS encoding rubrerythrin family protein translates to MKELKGTQTEKNLQTAFAGESQAYTKYGYYASTAKKEGYEKVAANFLETAKNEKEHAKIWFKALHGGSIPDTVTNLKDAASGENYEWTEMYKEFAETAEKEGFPELAYKFKAVGAIEKHHEERYKALLKKVEEGTMFKRSEKTVWICSNCGHIVEAEQAPEICPVCAHPKSYFMVNCDCF, encoded by the coding sequence ATGAAAGAATTAAAAGGTACGCAAACTGAAAAAAATCTGCAGACTGCTTTTGCCGGCGAGTCCCAGGCCTATACCAAGTATGGTTATTATGCTTCCACGGCGAAGAAGGAAGGCTATGAAAAAGTAGCTGCCAACTTCCTCGAAACTGCGAAGAATGAAAAGGAACACGCCAAGATCTGGTTCAAAGCCCTGCATGGCGGTTCTATTCCCGATACCGTAACGAACCTCAAAGACGCTGCCAGCGGCGAAAATTACGAATGGACCGAAATGTATAAAGAGTTTGCGGAAACCGCTGAAAAAGAAGGCTTCCCCGAACTGGCCTATAAATTCAAAGCCGTCGGCGCTATCGAAAAACATCACGAAGAAAGATACAAAGCCCTGCTGAAGAAAGTAGAAGAAGGCACGATGTTCAAGAGAAGCGAAAAGACGGTCTGGATCTGCTCCAACTGCGGCCATATCGTAGAAGCAGAACAAGCTCCGGAAATCTGCCCGGTCTGCGCTCATCCGAAATCCTACTTCATGGTGAACTGCGACTGCTTCTGA
- a CDS encoding copper amine oxidase — protein sequence MNFTKSGLLPIFAILLCVLFFTPSISKAEGRNWDNGVPEYKEAKVTIRKEGPKLIFSDSPENVTQNGVMYRDTVEGPVRLFFHHVNKTPFNQRLAVVFKRTTSRPARVTLKEMGISEPRQDWLKAGKEAEQRYYKAGQRNNSFRLIRIFDLLEHKGNPTVLHPGDLVTGIVDVTFDRPVEVSVMMIPVKADLSLSLEAYGILPPDNDGQHVLRGTFEEANRHVSLDEPFHTQGRAVWCIKLADDQLDPYIRGIDATTGKKVVNYGNYGVMYDVTIPTVGKHDTLVRFNPMGGEYAGAGIFGVAGEKDYRINIPSGSTYFGQVGFDGTTEVIGKIPAGKTGVLLFSPPGSSNLPVRIFLERKS from the coding sequence ATGAATTTTACGAAAAGCGGTTTATTGCCGATTTTTGCCATACTCTTGTGTGTTCTTTTCTTCACTCCCTCTATCTCAAAGGCAGAAGGCCGCAACTGGGACAACGGGGTGCCTGAGTACAAGGAAGCAAAGGTCACCATTCGCAAGGAAGGGCCGAAGCTGATTTTCTCGGACAGCCCGGAAAATGTAACCCAGAACGGTGTCATGTACCGCGATACGGTGGAAGGCCCTGTCCGTCTCTTTTTCCATCACGTCAACAAGACGCCTTTCAATCAGAGACTGGCGGTGGTCTTTAAAAGAACGACGAGCCGTCCTGCCCGCGTTACCCTGAAGGAAATGGGTATCTCCGAGCCGCGTCAGGATTGGTTAAAGGCAGGCAAGGAGGCGGAGCAGCGTTATTATAAAGCGGGACAACGGAACAATTCGTTTCGTTTGATCCGCATATTTGATCTCCTGGAACACAAAGGCAATCCCACTGTTTTACATCCCGGTGACCTCGTAACGGGTATTGTCGATGTAACCTTTGACCGGCCTGTCGAGGTTTCCGTTATGATGATTCCTGTGAAGGCGGATCTTTCCCTGTCCCTAGAAGCTTACGGTATTCTGCCGCCTGATAATGACGGACAGCACGTTCTTCGCGGCACTTTTGAAGAAGCAAACCGCCACGTGTCCCTGGACGAACCTTTTCATACGCAGGGCCGCGCCGTCTGGTGCATCAAGCTTGCTGATGACCAGCTCGATCCCTATATTCGCGGAATTGACGCCACGACGGGCAAGAAAGTCGTCAATTACGGGAATTATGGCGTCATGTATGATGTAACCATACCGACCGTGGGAAAACATGACACGCTTGTCCGGTTTAATCCCATGGGCGGTGAATACGCCGGGGCTGGTATCTTTGGCGTGGCAGGAGAGAAGGATTACCGCATTAATATCCCTTCCGGCAGCACCTATTTCGGGCAGGTAGGCTTTGATGGCACGACGGAGGTCATCGGAAAGATCCCCGCCGGCAAGACCGGTGTCCTCTTATTTTCACCCCCCGGTTCCTCCAACTTACCAGTAAGAATTTTTCTCGAACGAAAGTCGTAA
- a CDS encoding IS110 family transposase encodes MIYVGIDVSKSKHDCCILDSEHKDDYEEFTIPNTRNGYDHLLKRIFSYNQSVKNIKAGLEATGEYSVNITRFLLNNGLATCVLNPLLTDQYRKSHSLRKTKTDRIDAHFIACILMSDLDLKPYVPQEYHNKVLKSLTRTRFGWVHERSLKKQTLTRIIDTSFSELPQYINLDSATAHALLKEYPTPEKMANANLKHMKEIIYKTSKGRLSMDLAEQIRNAARHSVGLGKSDISTEINVVETIHDIEVKNEQIQKVESRIKKLLEERKEPLLTIPGISIATGSAILGEIGDFSRFSSPDKILAYAGFAPSKNQSGRRSGIGPSAHMEKRGSRYLRHALFNAARFVCQNEPAYKEYLAKKLSEGKHFYIAISHVVKKLVRLIYALQTRGIPYKTPAQLMLQRQINTGSDSQDFALDI; translated from the coding sequence ATGATCTACGTTGGAATTGATGTATCTAAGAGCAAACACGACTGCTGCATCCTTGATTCTGAGCATAAGGACGACTACGAGGAATTCACGATCCCCAATACCCGGAATGGTTATGACCACCTGCTAAAGCGAATTTTTTCCTACAATCAATCGGTAAAAAATATAAAAGCAGGGCTGGAGGCCACCGGAGAGTATAGTGTGAACATCACCAGATTCCTGTTGAACAATGGCCTAGCAACCTGCGTTCTCAATCCTCTGCTGACGGATCAATACAGAAAGAGTCATAGCCTTCGCAAAACTAAAACCGATCGCATTGACGCACACTTCATTGCTTGCATACTTATGTCCGATTTAGACCTCAAGCCCTACGTACCCCAAGAATACCACAATAAAGTCTTGAAGTCACTAACCAGGACTCGCTTTGGATGGGTTCATGAACGGTCTCTAAAAAAGCAAACCCTTACCCGTATAATTGATACTAGCTTTTCTGAACTTCCACAGTACATAAACCTGGATTCTGCTACCGCTCACGCTCTCCTTAAGGAGTATCCCACTCCCGAGAAAATGGCGAACGCAAATTTGAAACACATGAAAGAAATTATCTACAAAACATCCAAAGGCAGGTTAAGTATGGATCTGGCTGAGCAGATTCGTAACGCTGCAAGGCATTCCGTAGGTCTGGGCAAAAGCGATATATCTACTGAAATTAATGTAGTGGAAACAATACACGATATTGAGGTAAAAAACGAACAAATTCAAAAAGTTGAGTCCAGAATTAAAAAACTGTTAGAGGAACGTAAAGAACCGTTACTTACAATCCCTGGGATTAGTATTGCTACAGGGTCCGCAATTTTAGGAGAAATTGGGGATTTCTCCAGATTTTCCTCCCCCGACAAGATACTGGCCTATGCCGGATTTGCGCCCTCTAAGAACCAGTCAGGCCGGCGGAGTGGAATAGGACCGAGTGCCCATATGGAGAAAAGAGGATCACGATATCTACGTCATGCTCTCTTCAATGCGGCAAGATTCGTCTGCCAAAATGAACCAGCTTACAAAGAATATTTGGCAAAGAAATTAAGCGAAGGAAAACATTTCTATATAGCAATCTCTCACGTAGTTAAAAAGTTAGTACGTCTAATCTATGCACTTCAAACGAGAGGAATCCCATACAAAACACCTGCTCAATTAATGCTTCAAAGGCAGATAAATACTGGCTCCGATTCACAGGATTTTGCACTTGACATATGA
- a CDS encoding aromatic amino acid ammonia-lyase has translation MMKTVRLGKPIDLDTFMAVVRGHAKVEFSADYKKRVNASRALVEKWVDEEKVMYGVTTGFGALCTKAISKEQTAQLQKNIILTHSTSVGKPLTEEQVRGTILMVLQNLGQGYSGVRLEVLEQYRQFLNLNLIPFAPGSGSVGYLSPEAHMALVITGLGQAYYEGELMSGEEALKKAGLKPIQLMSKEGLALVSGTTSPTAMAAIGLYDFLQAAKTADVVGAMSLEVLQGVMNAFDPRVMAVRPHKDQAATAENVRNLLAGSEVIEAAKGTRVQDALSLRCIPQLHGAAKKTLNDAKKTIEIEMNSCCDNPILWPEKGNEEVISACNADSAYVGVAMDSACIAATMLAKMSERRNNRMIDENLSGYPWFLIQNPGLNSGLMIPQYTQAGLLNEMRILSTPAVIDNTPTCGNQEDYVAMGYNAAKKSCTMAEKLEYILAIELLSDYEAQPFVKKELKRSPATANVLKEIKKQVPVMKEDMFLYPHIEWLRERIHDGSVVKWAEKGMGKSLK, from the coding sequence ATGATGAAAACGGTACGACTGGGCAAACCGATTGATCTTGATACGTTTATGGCCGTCGTACGCGGTCATGCAAAAGTAGAATTCTCCGCAGATTATAAAAAGCGCGTCAACGCTTCCCGGGCCCTTGTAGAAAAATGGGTCGACGAAGAAAAGGTGATGTACGGCGTTACGACGGGGTTCGGGGCGCTTTGCACGAAGGCCATCAGCAAGGAACAGACGGCACAGCTGCAGAAGAACATTATCTTGACGCACTCGACGTCCGTGGGGAAGCCCCTTACGGAAGAGCAGGTGCGCGGCACGATCCTCATGGTGCTGCAGAATCTGGGTCAGGGCTACAGCGGCGTCCGTCTCGAAGTGCTCGAGCAGTATCGGCAGTTCCTCAATCTGAATCTCATTCCTTTTGCACCGGGCAGCGGCAGCGTAGGTTATCTGAGCCCGGAAGCCCATATGGCCCTTGTCATTACGGGGTTGGGGCAGGCTTATTATGAAGGCGAGCTGATGAGCGGTGAAGAAGCTCTCAAGAAGGCCGGACTGAAGCCTATCCAGCTTATGAGTAAAGAAGGGCTGGCTCTGGTGTCCGGGACGACGAGCCCGACCGCTATGGCGGCCATCGGCCTGTATGATTTTCTCCAGGCAGCGAAGACGGCTGATGTCGTCGGCGCTATGTCCCTCGAAGTGCTGCAGGGCGTCATGAACGCCTTTGATCCGCGCGTCATGGCTGTACGGCCTCACAAGGACCAGGCAGCGACGGCAGAAAATGTCCGGAACCTCCTGGCAGGCTCCGAAGTCATTGAAGCCGCAAAGGGTACCCGCGTCCAGGATGCGCTGTCCCTGCGCTGCATTCCTCAGCTTCACGGTGCCGCCAAGAAGACGCTCAATGATGCCAAGAAGACCATTGAAATCGAAATGAATTCCTGCTGCGATAACCCGATTCTCTGGCCGGAAAAGGGCAACGAAGAAGTCATTTCCGCCTGCAACGCCGATTCTGCTTACGTCGGTGTGGCCATGGACTCCGCCTGCATTGCGGCAACCATGCTGGCCAAGATGAGCGAGCGGCGCAACAATAGAATGATTGATGAAAACCTTTCGGGATATCCGTGGTTCCTGATTCAGAATCCGGGCCTCAATTCGGGCCTCATGATTCCGCAGTACACGCAGGCAGGGCTCCTCAATGAAATGCGGATTCTGTCCACGCCGGCCGTCATCGACAACACGCCGACCTGCGGCAACCAGGAAGACTACGTGGCCATGGGCTATAACGCAGCAAAGAAATCCTGCACCATGGCTGAAAAACTCGAATACATCCTCGCTATCGAACTGCTTTCGGACTACGAAGCACAGCCTTTCGTCAAGAAAGAACTGAAGCGCAGCCCGGCCACGGCAAACGTGCTGAAAGAAATCAAAAAGCAGGTTCCTGTCATGAAAGAAGATATGTTCCTCTATCCGCATATTGAGTGGCTACGGGAGAGGATTCATGACGGAAGTGTTGTTAAGTGGGCTGAGAAGGGGATGGGGAAGAGTCTTAAATAA
- the sstT gene encoding serine/threonine transporter SstT — MNPIVRFVKQVPLIEQIAVGLVIGILLAVFVPSVVPFVSIFGDLFVSALKGVAPVLVFILVMNAMTQRKSNGNTQMKPIVTLYILGTFAASLVGVCLSFLFPVTLHLQVGNTKLNPPSGIAQVLHTLVMNIVDNPVNALLKANYIGILAWAIIIGLAMHAVASDETKKVFDELSKGITIVVGWVIRFAPLGIMGLVTQSISASGLSALLSYVKLLAVLISAYFLVALVMNPIIVYAKIHRNPYPLVLATLRESGIYAFFTRSSAANIPVNLSLCKRLGLNPDTYSISIPLGATINMAGASITISVLALAAANTLGIKVDLLTALLLCIISTIGACGASGVAGGSLLLIPVACASFGITNDIAMQVVGVGFIISVLEDACETALNSSSDVLFTATAEFAERAKNGTLKDEDLVPKER, encoded by the coding sequence ATGAATCCAATTGTGCGTTTCGTCAAGCAAGTCCCCCTAATCGAACAAATTGCTGTAGGCCTGGTCATTGGTATCCTGCTCGCTGTATTTGTTCCCTCCGTTGTACCTTTTGTCAGCATCTTTGGCGATCTCTTCGTCAGCGCCCTGAAAGGCGTTGCCCCGGTTCTTGTCTTTATTCTCGTTATGAACGCCATGACGCAGCGCAAAAGCAACGGCAACACACAAATGAAGCCGATTGTCACACTTTATATTCTTGGTACGTTTGCTGCTTCTCTCGTCGGCGTCTGCCTCTCGTTCCTGTTTCCTGTTACCCTGCATCTGCAGGTTGGCAACACGAAGCTGAATCCGCCGAGTGGTATTGCTCAGGTGCTGCACACGCTCGTGATGAACATTGTAGATAACCCGGTCAATGCCCTTCTGAAAGCCAACTACATCGGTATCCTGGCCTGGGCCATCATCATCGGTCTTGCCATGCATGCCGTCGCCAGTGACGAAACGAAAAAAGTCTTCGATGAACTTTCCAAAGGCATCACCATCGTCGTCGGCTGGGTCATCCGTTTTGCCCCGCTCGGCATCATGGGCCTCGTTACCCAGTCCATTTCCGCAAGCGGTCTCTCCGCTCTGCTGTCCTATGTCAAACTGCTCGCCGTTCTGATCAGTGCTTACTTCCTGGTAGCACTCGTCATGAACCCGATTATCGTGTATGCCAAGATTCACCGCAATCCTTATCCGCTGGTACTCGCTACGCTGCGTGAAAGCGGCATCTACGCCTTCTTTACGAGAAGTTCTGCCGCTAACATTCCGGTGAACCTGTCCCTCTGCAAGCGCCTCGGCCTGAATCCGGATACGTATTCCATTTCGATTCCGCTCGGCGCAACCATCAACATGGCCGGTGCTTCGATCACGATTTCCGTGCTGGCACTTGCTGCCGCGAATACCCTGGGCATCAAGGTCGACCTTCTGACGGCCTTACTGCTCTGCATCATCTCCACGATTGGTGCCTGCGGTGCTTCCGGTGTAGCCGGTGGTTCCCTGCTGCTGATTCCGGTAGCCTGCGCTTCCTTTGGTATCACCAATGATATTGCCATGCAGGTCGTCGGCGTCGGCTTCATCATCAGTGTACTGGAAGATGCCTGCGAAACGGCCCTCAACAGCTCCAGTGATGTGCTCTTTACGGCAACCGCTGAGTTTGCGGAAAGAGCGAAGAATGGGACGCTGAAGGATGAGGATCTTGTTCCAAAAGAAAGATAA
- the rpoN gene encoding RNA polymerase factor sigma-54 codes for MPLTMKLQLNQKLQLSARLVQQMQLLQMNGEELDDYIAKAVAENPVLEFPEETVAPSFREMGPSFRQVCRRPVDPDDDPLPDPVENAGRREVTLEEALDEQIGCLKLSEKEHRFACYIAGTLDARGYWTENLAETAALFELSEKEAAGILHRIQQMEPAGVAARNLTECLLLQLEPETQDNVLARKIIRDGLELLAGNQIPALAARFHVSQQEVLAAREQIRALNPKPGAGYLQQGPVEFLHEDAFVEAKKQGLTLTVYNSWGGRLVLNQDYLSIAETTDNAKIKAYLKEQIGKAKELQQIIKGRTETLQMVLQALVTHQEAFFRYGPGHKVPLKLADLAEDTGLAISTVSRALQHKVIACRWGSFPAGDFLVGVSAADTAETAQCTEEQVELQIRKLIDAEDKKHPMSDQAISDTLKERGICISRRTVNKYRVRMGLPDKAGRKSWE; via the coding sequence ATGCCGCTTACGATGAAACTCCAGCTTAACCAGAAACTTCAGCTTTCCGCACGTCTTGTCCAGCAGATGCAGCTGCTCCAGATGAATGGGGAGGAGCTTGACGATTATATTGCCAAGGCCGTCGCCGAAAATCCTGTTTTGGAATTTCCCGAGGAAACGGTGGCACCTTCTTTTCGCGAGATGGGGCCTTCGTTTAGGCAGGTATGCCGGCGTCCCGTGGACCCGGACGATGACCCGCTGCCGGATCCGGTAGAAAATGCGGGGCGGCGGGAAGTGACGCTCGAAGAGGCACTGGATGAGCAGATCGGCTGCCTGAAGCTTTCTGAAAAGGAACATCGTTTTGCCTGCTATATTGCGGGGACGCTCGATGCCCGCGGTTATTGGACAGAAAACCTGGCGGAGACGGCGGCCCTTTTTGAACTTTCGGAAAAAGAAGCCGCAGGGATTCTGCACCGAATCCAGCAGATGGAACCTGCCGGCGTAGCTGCACGAAATCTCACGGAATGCCTTCTCCTGCAGCTGGAGCCTGAGACGCAGGATAACGTACTGGCCCGAAAAATCATTCGGGACGGGCTGGAACTCCTTGCCGGCAATCAGATTCCGGCACTGGCTGCCCGCTTTCATGTATCACAGCAGGAAGTCCTCGCGGCACGAGAGCAGATCCGCGCCTTGAACCCGAAGCCGGGAGCAGGGTATCTGCAGCAGGGCCCTGTGGAATTTTTGCATGAAGATGCTTTTGTGGAAGCAAAAAAGCAGGGACTGACGCTTACCGTCTATAATTCCTGGGGCGGGAGGCTGGTGCTGAACCAGGATTATTTATCCATTGCGGAAACGACGGATAATGCGAAAATCAAGGCCTATCTGAAGGAACAGATTGGCAAGGCCAAAGAGCTTCAGCAGATCATCAAGGGCCGCACGGAAACGCTGCAGATGGTATTGCAGGCGCTTGTAACGCATCAGGAAGCCTTCTTCCGTTACGGGCCTGGGCATAAAGTGCCGCTCAAACTGGCGGATCTCGCCGAAGATACAGGACTTGCCATTTCTACGGTGAGCCGGGCGCTGCAGCACAAAGTCATTGCCTGCCGCTGGGGTTCCTTCCCTGCGGGGGATTTCCTCGTGGGCGTCAGTGCCGCTGATACTGCGGAAACAGCACAGTGTACAGAGGAGCAGGTCGAACTGCAGATTCGGAAGCTCATTGATGCAGAAGATAAGAAACATCCCATGAGCGATCAGGCTATTTCGGATACACTGAAAGAAAGAGGCATTTGTATTTCCAGAAGAACGGTGAATAAATACAGAGTACGGATGGGCTTGCCCGATAAGGCGGGAAGGAAGAGCTGGGAATAA
- a CDS encoding MATE family efflux transporter, with protein sequence MSQTRTMDMTSGNIWKILFWFSIPLLLGNLFQQLYSTVDSLVVGNFVGADALGAVTSMMPCINTLIGFFIGLSTGASVIISQYFGAHDTKMLRRAVHTSLVATLLLSFVFMAVGYFGAPYMVSFMRTAPSIYPLAVTYLRILFGGVTSTMMYNMGSAILRAVGDSKRPLYFLIFTSALNVILDLLFVVGFHMSVAGAAWATVISQFISAFLILFVLYKSKDVYSITLSEMHIDFKVLKKIVGVGMPAGLQMAVTAFSNVFVQAYINYFGAASTTGWGVYFRIDSFILMPMMTVALAITTFTGQNAGAHNVKRVKEGLRVAMRIAEMGTLMLAIPSLIFAPQLIRWFNTDPDVVAYGTLFIRTNCWFAVFACLNQVYAGALRGIGDARAPMYIMLFSFVVFRQIYLFIMSQVYNVPRTISFGYPLGWMMCSLLEFTYFHFSHWERKL encoded by the coding sequence GTGAGTCAGACACGGACCATGGATATGACTTCCGGGAATATCTGGAAGATCCTTTTCTGGTTTTCGATTCCTTTGCTGCTCGGCAATTTATTTCAACAATTATATAGTACAGTAGACAGCCTTGTTGTCGGCAACTTTGTCGGGGCGGATGCCCTCGGTGCCGTGACCAGTATGATGCCCTGCATCAATACCCTGATTGGTTTCTTCATCGGCCTTAGTACCGGTGCCAGCGTCATTATTTCTCAGTATTTCGGCGCTCACGACACGAAGATGCTGCGCAGGGCCGTACACACGTCGCTTGTCGCTACGCTGCTGCTCAGCTTTGTTTTCATGGCGGTCGGGTATTTCGGGGCCCCTTATATGGTAAGCTTCATGCGGACGGCTCCTTCGATTTACCCGCTTGCGGTCACGTACCTCAGAATCCTTTTCGGCGGTGTGACGAGTACCATGATGTACAACATGGGTTCCGCCATCCTGCGGGCTGTCGGGGATTCAAAGCGGCCGCTCTATTTCCTGATTTTTACTTCTGCCCTTAACGTCATTCTTGACCTGCTCTTTGTCGTCGGTTTCCATATGAGTGTGGCCGGAGCCGCCTGGGCCACGGTGATTTCCCAGTTTATTTCGGCATTCCTGATCCTTTTTGTGCTTTACAAAAGTAAGGATGTATATTCGATTACCCTTTCGGAGATGCACATTGATTTCAAAGTGCTCAAAAAGATTGTCGGTGTCGGTATGCCGGCAGGACTGCAGATGGCCGTGACTGCTTTTTCAAATGTTTTTGTCCAGGCCTATATTAATTATTTTGGGGCCGCAAGTACGACAGGGTGGGGCGTCTATTTCCGCATCGACTCGTTCATCCTCATGCCGATGATGACGGTGGCTCTCGCCATTACGACCTTTACGGGACAAAACGCCGGAGCGCACAATGTCAAGCGCGTGAAAGAAGGTCTCCGTGTGGCCATGAGAATAGCGGAAATGGGAACTTTGATGCTGGCCATTCCTTCTCTTATTTTTGCGCCGCAGTTGATTCGCTGGTTCAATACGGATCCCGATGTTGTAGCTTACGGAACGCTCTTTATCCGTACGAACTGCTGGTTTGCCGTCTTTGCTTGCCTGAACCAGGTGTATGCCGGGGCGCTGCGCGGTATTGGCGATGCCAGGGCACCGATGTACATTATGCTGTTCTCTTTTGTGGTGTTCCGCCAGATTTACCTCTTCATCATGTCCCAGGTGTATAACGTCCCGCGCACTATTTCCTTCGGATATCCGCTGGGGTGGATGATGTGCAGTCTTCTTGAATTTACTTACTTTCACTTCAGTCATTGGGAGAGAAAGTTATAG